One Nocardiopsis gilva YIM 90087 genomic window, TGTTGCACATTTTCTTGTGCTGCGGGACGTTGAATGCTGGAGATGTCCAAAATTGTCGTGTAGTGTCACTTTCAATCGAAAGGTCGAAGTTTGCCGCGCGTCAAAGAATCCTCGTGCTGCCCTCGGGGGTTTCGTGCGGCCAGATGAATGCTGACTGGGAGCACAACGATTTCCCCCAACGTTCCTCGGGATCTGTTCAATTTGTATAACAGGATCCTCGGCCGGGTGCTCGATGCGGGCTGACGGCCACACGTGGCGGTGGGCCGGATACACGGCCCTGACGGCGTGCTTCCTCATCGGGTTCTTTCACCGGTTCGCACCGGCGACGTTCGCGGACACCATCGCCGCCAGCCTCGGAGCTTCGGCCACGGGGCTTGGGATTCTGGCGGCCGGCCACTTCTGGATTTACACCGCTGCGCAGATACCTGCCGGAATGGTCCTGGACCGGTACGGCGCACGATCCAGCGTGGCGGTCGCGTCGGCCCTGGTCGCCCTCGGATCGGTCCTCCTGGCCACGGCCGGAGGCCTGGTTCAGGCGACCTGCGGACCGATCCTGACAGGGCTGGGGATGTCGGCGGTGTTCGTCGGCGTGATGCGCTTCAACGCCGAGGCGTTCCCCGCCCACAGGTACGGGCTGGTGACCGGCGTGACGATGCTGATCGCCAACGTCGGCAGTATCGCTGCCGGGTCACCGGCGGCGCTCCTGTTGGAGCACTGGTCGTGGCGGACCGTGTTCGGCGTCGCCGGGCTGGTGTCGGCGGTTCTGGCGGTCCTGGTGTGGGCGGTCGTTCGGGAACCGCGGGACCATCCGAGCGCGATCGGCGTCACAGCGTCTCCAGCTCTCGCAGAGGAGGACGCAGGGACGGCAAGGCGGTCCGCGCGGGCGGCATGGGTTCCTCGTGGAGTGTGGCCGATCTTCTGGGCGACCATCGGTACCAACGGCACCTTCTATGCCTTCTCCGGGTTGTGGGGCGTGCCGATGCTCACCGACGGATTCGGGCTTTCGGTCACTGAGGCCGCCGCCTACACCACACTCGCCCTGACTGTGTACGGGCTGGGCGCGTTCGCCATCGGTGCGGTGTCGGACCGCGCCGGTGTCCGTAAGCCCTTTGTCGTGGGGTGTTCGGTGCTCGCCTTCGCGGCTTGGGCGCTTCTGGCACTGGCACCATGGCAGCCAGGCTGGAGTGGCTTCCTCCTGTACGCCATGACCGGCCTCGCCGCCTCCCAAGTGACGGTCTCCTTCGCCACCCTGAAGGAACTCGTGCCCACACGTGTGGCGACGGCGCTCGCGGTTGCCAATACCGGTGTGTTCGCGGCGTCGGCCGTGATCCAGCCCGCCTTCGGGTGGGTCCTGGACCACACATCGCGTGACCTGGGTGGGTACCAGGTCGCTCTGGCGCTGCCCATCGCGTTGGCCGCGGCCGGGCTCGTGGCGGCGTGGACAACGACAGAGACGCACTGCCGCGAGCAGACCGTCGGCGTCTCGGACTCGGCCCGACGATCGCCCTGAACCACGCTGTGCAACGCGAACCCGCAGGGTGCAAGCCCACCCTGCGGGTCGGAACGGCGTCCTCGCTTTGAGCCCCGCGGCGCGCCTACTCCGGCGGGTCGCTCCACGGGGCCTGGAGTTGTTCGGGGCGTTGGCCTCGACGGGCGAGGAGGGCGCGGCCGGGGGGGAGGGGGCGGGAGGCGACGCCGTTGGCGAGGCGGCCTTCCATGCGGTCGCCGGAGAAGAGGACGCCGGTGGTGGCCGCGTCGGTGAGGGCCTGGGGGATGGGTTCGAAGAGGGCACGGCCGGCGCCGCCCGTGCGGCGGGCGGCGATGAGGTGGAGGCCGAGGTCGGCGCCCTGGGGGATGAACTGGGCCAGCGGGGCCAGGGGGTTGCCCTGGCGGTTGCTGATCAGGTCGAGGTCGTCGACCACGACGAACAGTTCCAGCCCCTTCCACCAGCTGCGTTCCCGGAGCTGCTGCGGGGTGACGTCGGGGCCGGGCAGGCGCTCCTTGACCGAACCGGCCAGCTGGCCGGCGATCTGCTGGGTGAACTGCGCCTCGGTGCAGTAGGCGAGCAGGTGCTCCTCGCCGACCACGCCGAGGTGGGCGCGCTTGAAGTCGACCAGGACGATGCCCACCTCCTCCGGCGGGCGCTGGGTGAGTTGCCGCAGGAGGCCGCGCAGCAGGGTGCTCTTGCCCGTCTGCGGGTCGCCGAAGACCATCAGGTGCGGCTCCTCGGACAGCTGCAGCAGGGCCGGTTCCAGGGTCCGCTCCGCCATTCCGAGCACCAGTTCCGGGCCGTCGTGCGTCCGCGTCAGCTCGTCCAGCTCGACCAGGTCCGGCAGCGTCCGCACCTGCTGCACGGCCCGCGCGGTCCAGCGCTTGGAGACCTGGGCGACGAGGTCGCGCACGCCCTCGCCCAGGTCCTGGTCGTCGGCGACGCCGTCGACCCGCGGCAGGGCGATGTGGGCCATGTTCTCGTCGGCGAGAAGCGCCCGCCCCGGGACGTCCTTGGGGATCTCCTCGGCGACCTTGCGGCCGATGCCCGAGTCGAACGGGTCGGTCAGCCGCAGCTCGATCCGGCCGCCGAAGAAGGCCGCCAGCTTGCTGCGGACCTGCGAGCTCGCCGCACCCGTGAGGATCGTGTGCACGCCCAACGACGGGCCGCGGGTGACGATGTCGAGCAGCACGTCGTCGGCGTCCTCGAAGTTCTCCCGGACCGACGACCACCCGTCGATCATCAGGAACACGTCACCGGCGATGCCCTCGGGCACCTTCCCCTCGGCGCGGGCCTTGCGCAGCCCGGCCGGGGAGTCCAGGCCCACGCTCCGGAACACCTGCTCGCGCTGGTCGAGCTGGGTGGACACGTCGGAGAGGATGCGCTGCACCCGCTCGGGGTCGGCCCGGCCGGCCACGCCCGCCACGTGCGGAAGCCCCTCCAGGGCCGCCAGACCGCCACCGCCGAAGTCGACCGCGTAGATCGCCACGCGGCCGGGCGGGTACCGCCACGCCAGACTGGCGATCATCGTGCGCAGCAGGGTGCTCTTGCCGGTCTGCGGCCCGCCGAGCACCACGATGTTGCTGTCGCCGCCGGTGAAGTCCACCGCCGTCGGTTCCTGCCGCTGGTCGCGCGGGATGTCGGTGAGGCCGATGTAGGCGCACATCTCGGCGGCGTCCGGTTCGGCCTCCTCCTTGTCGGCCGCGCTGCCGTCCTCAGTGGCGACCTGCTCGAAGAGCGTGTCCAGGGTGAGTGCCGTCGGCAGCGGGGGCAGCCACACCGGGCGCACCGGCTCCGCTCCGGCCGCGACCAGGCGGTCCACGGCGACCTGCAGGACGCTGCGGGACGATGACCCGTCGCCGCCCGACTCGTCGGCGTCCTCGCCCACGAGGTCGGACAGGCCCAGCAGCGCCCCGACCCCGTTGTAGGAGATCACCGGGAGCACCGGGTCATCGTCGTTGGTGGCCTCCGCGGGCGGGATATAGGGGCCGGAGACCATGGCGGCTTTGAAGCGTTCGAAGACCGAGGTGTCGACCTTGAGGTAGCCCGATCCGGGTTCGGGGGGCAGGTGGTAGGCGTCGCCTACGCCGATGGCCTCGCGGCTTTCGGACTCGGAGAAGGTGCGCAGGCCGATGCGGTAGGACAGGTGGGATTCCAGGCCCTTGATCTTGCCTGATTCCAGGCGCTGGGTGGCCAGCAGCAGGTGGACGCCGATGGAGCGGCCGATGCGGCCGATGGCCACGAACAGCTCGGCGAAGTCGGGGTGGGCGGTGAGCAGTTCGGAGAACTCGTCGATGATGACCAGGAGGTGGGGCAGGGGCTCCAGGTCGGGCTGCTGGGCGCGCAGGGCTTCGTAGGCGTGGAGGTTGGGCAGGTTGCCGGCGTCTTTGAGGAGTTGCTGGCGGCGGGTGAGTTCGCCGTACATGGCCTCGCGGAAGCGGGCGACGAGGGTGTCGTCGTCGGCGAGGTTGGTGATGAGTCCGGCGCTGTGGGGCAGGCGGTCGGTGTCGGCGAAGGTGGCGCCGCCCTTGAAGTCGACCAGGAGCAGGGCGAGGTGGTCGGGGGCGTGGTTGATGACCAGGGAGGCGACCAGGGTGCGCAGCATTTCGGATTTGCCCGAGCCGGTGGCGCCCACGACCAGGCCGTGGGGGCCCATGCCCCCGAACGCCGACTCCTTCAAGTCCAGCAGCACCAGGTTCCCCGAAGGCCCGATGCCGATCGGCACCCGCAGGTAGTCGCTGGTGCTCCGCGGCCGCCATGTCTGGCGCGCGTCGAGCTGGGCGACGTCGGGCACGCCCAGGATCTCCGGCAGGTCGACGGTGCTGTGCAGCGCGTCGGCGCCGTCGGTCGCGGCCAGCCGCATCGGCGACAGGGTGCGCGACAGGGAGGTGAGCAGAGCGACGCTCGCCTGGTCGGCGGTGCCCTTCAGGGGAGCGCGCGGCGCCTCGGGCTCATGTCCCATGGCACCGCTGCCACCGGCGCTGTTGGCGCCCTGGGCGGAGTCGTCGGTGTCCTCGGTGAGCTCCCCGTCCGCAGTCACGTACAGCCGCATGTCGACCTGCTCGGGCTCCTCGCGCCGTTCGCCCAGCAGCATGATCAGGTGGATGCCGAGGTCGGCCAGCGAGGCGACCGGCGGCTCGGCGGACAGGCCGGACAGCGTCGCCTGGAACTCGCCGTCCACGATCATGACCAGCCGCTGCGTTCCCGGACCCGGCGGGCGCCCGCGGCGGCGCTGCATGTCGATGGTGCGCTGCTCGATCTCGGCCGACAGCAGCTCCGCCATCTCGACGGTGTTGCCCGCGACCAGCCGCGCCGGGAGCGGCCCGTCGGTGATGTCGTCGTGCGCGTTGTGCGGCAGCCACTTCAGCCAGTCCCACTCGGGCAGCAGGCGCGCGTGGCGCACCACGCCCACCCGCACGTCCTCGGGCGCGGAGAACGTGGCGAGCTGGGCCACCAGTGAGCGCGCCAGTGCCCGTCCCGCCGCCCGGTCGCCGATGACCGACACGACGCCCAGCTCGCGCAGCGGCATCACCAGGGGTTCCTCGGGCACGTGTGCGTAGAGTTCGACGAGCTGGTCGGCCAGCCCTTGGCACACGGGGTCGTAGACGACCAGCGGATTGGAGGCGTCGACCTTGAGGCTGAGCGGGCGCGCCAGGGGCCGGGTGCCGGTGCCGACGCGCAGGTGCAGGAAGTCGGGGTCGGACGCCCGCCGCTCCCACCGGCGGGCCGGAAGCCGGGCCGGCTCGGCGAGCAGGTGCGGCGCGGGGTGCCGGAACGCGCTGCCCTTGCGCTGGGTCGCGGCCACGTCCCGGACGGTGTCGCGCAGCTGGTCGAGGTAGTCGAGGTAGCGTTCGCGCTGCTCCCGGATGCGCTTGCGCGGCCCGTTGCGCTGGGACAGGAACATGGTGACGCCCACGGCGATGCTGGCCAGCATGACGAGCATGGCCCCGGCCGCGTACAGCGGACGGTTGCCCATGGTGACCGCCATGAGCAGCGACCCCGACCCGCTGATCACCGGCATCAGCATCATCGACATGGAACTCGAGGCCGGGGGGTTGTCCGGCAGTTGCGGCGGCGCGGCGATGACGAGGGGATCGGACCCGGGGTTGGGAACGGAGTGACGTGCGGGGCGGTGGACAAGCGTGGTCGCCAAGGCGATCTCTCCGGTGCACCTGAGAATTGAGAGGAGTGGGAAGTTGCTACGGTAATGATCCCGCAACCAGGTGGAATCGCCTAATCGGGTTCCGAGGGCGGGAACCGCCGCATACGCACGCTAATCACCACGATCACGAGGGATAACACGGACGTGAGTGGATACTGCCGAGTGACGGTCACCGGGCCGCAGCGCTGGGCCGACCTCGCCCTTCCCGGGACGGTCCCGGTAGCCACCCTCCTCCCGCAGGTGATCCGGGTCATCTCCCCCGACACCGAGGGCACCGAACCCGCCGGATGGACGCTGACCACCAGCGACGGCGAGGAAGTCCACCCCGAGGCCTCCCTGGAGAACGCGGGCATCGGCGACGGCGACGTCCTGCTGCTGGAGCGAGTCAGCGCGCGTGGCCGCCCGGCCCACATCGACGACGTGCGCGGCGCCGTCGAGGACGAGATCGACGAGGCCGCCCGCTTCTGGCGCTCCTCCACGACCTTCGCCTTCGGGATGCTGCTGGCCGCCATCGGCCCCTTGATCGTGCTGGGTGTCATGACCTATGTCCGGCCCAGCCCCGGCAACCTGGCGATCTCCGGCATCGGCGCGCTCTACACGCTCGCCCTTGTCATGTTCGCGACCCGCCGCTCCATGGCCGGAGTCGGTCACGTGCTCTTCGGGGCGGCGTGCGCCTGGGGCGCCGCCATGGGCATGTTCGCGGTGCACGTGGTGAGCCCGAACGCCGACTTCCTGGTCCTCGCCGCGTTCGGCGGTGTGGGCGCCCTCCTCATCGCCGGTATCGGATGGATGATCAACGCGCTGGGCCTGTCCTACCTGGCGGCGCTCGCCGTGGTCACCGTCGCCGGCGGCGTGGTCAGCGCCGTCGGCATGTTCGTCGACGGGGCCCAGGGGGTGCGCGCGCTGGCGGTGCTCCTGGTGCTGGGCGTCGGCGCGCTGCCCCGCATCGCCCTGGCGATGGGCGGGCTGTCGAGTCTCGACTACGAGGTCCGGCACTCCGGCCAGGTGGACAGCGAGCGCTTCGAGGAGAGCCTGACCAGCAGCGACCGCCTGCTGCTCGGCGCGGTCCTGGGCTTCGCGGTCAGCGCCGTCGGCACCGTGCCCCTCCTGGTGTTCATGGGCCGCGGCCTGCCCGACTTCCTGCTCGCGGCGCTGCTGTCGCTCCTGCTGATCCTCCGCTCCCGGCTCTTCGACCGGATCAGCCACGTTCTCCCGCTGCGTGTCGGCGGGGTGGCGGGCCTCGGGATCACCCTGATGGCCTCGATCAAGCTGCTCCCGGCCCTGGGGCCCTGGATCCCGGCCATCGCGTTGGTCGTCGGTGTCGCGGTCTCGGTCCTCAGCTGGATCCGCCTGGCGGATGTCCCGCGCGCCTCCCTGCGCCGGGTCATCAACGGTGTGGAGATCGTCGTGGTCGTGGCCCTGTGCGCCACCACCGCCTGGGCCATGGGGCTGTTCGACCTGGTCACGTCGTTGACGGCATAGGAATCGCCGATGGAACCCCGCCCTGCGCCGGAGCGCCGTCAGGACTTCGCGAGGTCGCGGGGGCGGTCATCGGCGCGGTCCTCAGCCGGGGTGGCGGCGCGCGGCCGTCGCCCCGCGGCCTTCGGCCCGGTCGCCAGGGTCCCCACCGCGACCGCCGACGCGATCAGGAACGCCGTGCCCGTCCCCACCTGGTCGGCGGCGGCCCCGAAGACCACCGGTCCGACCACCGTGCCCACACCGAGGAAGAACACGGTGGCGCTGAACCCGGCCGAGGGGCGCTCCGGGAAGACCCGGTGGCTCCAGACGGCCAGCAGACCGGATATCGCCATGAACGCGGCGCCGTAGGCCACGGCCGACGCGGCGACGGCGGCCACCGATCCCGGCGCGATGCCGACGAGGGCGACCGCCGTGGCCAGGGCGCCGAACAGGACGGTGTGGGCGCCGCGCAGGCCGGCACGGTCGATGAGCCTCCCGGTCAGGACACCGGCCGTGCCCGCCGCTCCCATGAGAGTCCAGAACAGGGCGGCGGTCCCCGACCCTGAGTCCGGAGAGCCGGACACCGCCTCGACGGCGAACGACCAGAAGACCGCGCCGACCAGCCCGTAGGAGAGGGCGCTGGCGTACAGTGGCGCGGCCGGTCGGCGCATCAGCCAGGCGAGCCCGGTGCTGGAGCGATCGATCGCGGGCCGAGCGGGGTCCGGGCCGCCGGGCAGCACCCGCGCGTTGTAGGCGGTCACGGCGACGGCCGCCACCGCGAAGAACACCCACACCCACCGCCACGCGGCGCCGGGAACCGTGAGGGCCAGGACACCGGCGACCACGGTGGCGAACGCCGTTCCCGTCGGCAGCAGCGCCAGCACGCCCTGCCGCCGCCGCAGCGGCAGCATCCGGTCCACCGCGTCCGAGTAGGGCGCCCACGCCCAGCCCGAACTGGTCCCGGCCAGCACCAGCCCCACCGTCAGGACGACGACGTCCTGGGCCAGGGCGACCAGGCCCATCCCCACCGCCGCGGACAGCCCGCCGATGACGATCAGCGGGCGCGGCCCGGTGCGGTCCGCCAGCACGCCCACCAGGGTGAGGGCGGTCAGGTAGCCGAGGTAGGTGGCGCTGGACACGGCCCCCACCAGCGTCAGGGACAGCCCGAACGCCGTGCGGATCTCGGGCAGGAACAGGCCGTAGCCGTAGCGGGCGAACCCGAAGGCGACGCCGATGCCCATAACGCCCGCCAGGGCGAGGCGGACGTGTGCCGTCGCCTCGTACTCGCGCTGATCTTCCACGGTGGCCGTCCCCCATTGACTCGCATCGGTCGTTGTGCCGATGACCAGCATCGGGGTCGGTCCGCCGCGCGACCATTGGCAAAAATGTCAGGTACCACTAGATTTGCGCCATGCGCGATGGAACGGGAGACGGTGAGCGGACGCGCGGGGCGGTGGAGTCGGCGGGGATCCGCACGGTCGTGCCACTGCTGGCGGACTGCCCGCTCTTCGAGCTGGCCGTGCCCTGCGAGGTGTTCGGCAAGCCGCGGATGGGACCCGACCACGGCTGGTACGACC contains:
- a CDS encoding MFS transporter → MEDQREYEATAHVRLALAGVMGIGVAFGFARYGYGLFLPEIRTAFGLSLTLVGAVSSATYLGYLTALTLVGVLADRTGPRPLIVIGGLSAAVGMGLVALAQDVVVLTVGLVLAGTSSGWAWAPYSDAVDRMLPLRRRQGVLALLPTGTAFATVVAGVLALTVPGAAWRWVWVFFAVAAVAVTAYNARVLPGGPDPARPAIDRSSTGLAWLMRRPAAPLYASALSYGLVGAVFWSFAVEAVSGSPDSGSGTAALFWTLMGAAGTAGVLTGRLIDRAGLRGAHTVLFGALATAVALVGIAPGSVAAVAASAVAYGAAFMAISGLLAVWSHRVFPERPSAGFSATVFFLGVGTVVGPVVFGAAADQVGTGTAFLIASAVAVGTLATGPKAAGRRPRAATPAEDRADDRPRDLAKS
- a CDS encoding MFS transporter — translated: MRADGHTWRWAGYTALTACFLIGFFHRFAPATFADTIAASLGASATGLGILAAGHFWIYTAAQIPAGMVLDRYGARSSVAVASALVALGSVLLATAGGLVQATCGPILTGLGMSAVFVGVMRFNAEAFPAHRYGLVTGVTMLIANVGSIAAGSPAALLLEHWSWRTVFGVAGLVSAVLAVLVWAVVREPRDHPSAIGVTASPALAEEDAGTARRSARAAWVPRGVWPIFWATIGTNGTFYAFSGLWGVPMLTDGFGLSVTEAAAYTTLALTVYGLGAFAIGAVSDRAGVRKPFVVGCSVLAFAAWALLALAPWQPGWSGFLLYAMTGLAASQVTVSFATLKELVPTRVATALAVANTGVFAASAVIQPAFGWVLDHTSRDLGGYQVALALPIALAAAGLVAAWTTTETHCREQTVGVSDSARRSP
- the eccD gene encoding type VII secretion integral membrane protein EccD; the encoded protein is MSGYCRVTVTGPQRWADLALPGTVPVATLLPQVIRVISPDTEGTEPAGWTLTTSDGEEVHPEASLENAGIGDGDVLLLERVSARGRPAHIDDVRGAVEDEIDEAARFWRSSTTFAFGMLLAAIGPLIVLGVMTYVRPSPGNLAISGIGALYTLALVMFATRRSMAGVGHVLFGAACAWGAAMGMFAVHVVSPNADFLVLAAFGGVGALLIAGIGWMINALGLSYLAALAVVTVAGGVVSAVGMFVDGAQGVRALAVLLVLGVGALPRIALAMGGLSSLDYEVRHSGQVDSERFEESLTSSDRLLLGAVLGFAVSAVGTVPLLVFMGRGLPDFLLAALLSLLLILRSRLFDRISHVLPLRVGGVAGLGITLMASIKLLPALGPWIPAIALVVGVAVSVLSWIRLADVPRASLRRVINGVEIVVVVALCATTAWAMGLFDLVTSLTA
- the eccCa gene encoding type VII secretion protein EccCa; the encoded protein is MMLMPVISGSGSLLMAVTMGNRPLYAAGAMLVMLASIAVGVTMFLSQRNGPRKRIREQRERYLDYLDQLRDTVRDVAATQRKGSAFRHPAPHLLAEPARLPARRWERRASDPDFLHLRVGTGTRPLARPLSLKVDASNPLVVYDPVCQGLADQLVELYAHVPEEPLVMPLRELGVVSVIGDRAAGRALARSLVAQLATFSAPEDVRVGVVRHARLLPEWDWLKWLPHNAHDDITDGPLPARLVAGNTVEMAELLSAEIEQRTIDMQRRRGRPPGPGTQRLVMIVDGEFQATLSGLSAEPPVASLADLGIHLIMLLGERREEPEQVDMRLYVTADGELTEDTDDSAQGANSAGGSGAMGHEPEAPRAPLKGTADQASVALLTSLSRTLSPMRLAATDGADALHSTVDLPEILGVPDVAQLDARQTWRPRSTSDYLRVPIGIGPSGNLVLLDLKESAFGGMGPHGLVVGATGSGKSEMLRTLVASLVINHAPDHLALLLVDFKGGATFADTDRLPHSAGLITNLADDDTLVARFREAMYGELTRRQQLLKDAGNLPNLHAYEALRAQQPDLEPLPHLLVIIDEFSELLTAHPDFAELFVAIGRIGRSIGVHLLLATQRLESGKIKGLESHLSYRIGLRTFSESESREAIGVGDAYHLPPEPGSGYLKVDTSVFERFKAAMVSGPYIPPAEATNDDDPVLPVISYNGVGALLGLSDLVGEDADESGGDGSSSRSVLQVAVDRLVAAGAEPVRPVWLPPLPTALTLDTLFEQVATEDGSAADKEEAEPDAAEMCAYIGLTDIPRDQRQEPTAVDFTGGDSNIVVLGGPQTGKSTLLRTMIASLAWRYPPGRVAIYAVDFGGGGLAALEGLPHVAGVAGRADPERVQRILSDVSTQLDQREQVFRSVGLDSPAGLRKARAEGKVPEGIAGDVFLMIDGWSSVRENFEDADDVLLDIVTRGPSLGVHTILTGAASSQVRSKLAAFFGGRIELRLTDPFDSGIGRKVAEEIPKDVPGRALLADENMAHIALPRVDGVADDQDLGEGVRDLVAQVSKRWTARAVQQVRTLPDLVELDELTRTHDGPELVLGMAERTLEPALLQLSEEPHLMVFGDPQTGKSTLLRGLLRQLTQRPPEEVGIVLVDFKRAHLGVVGEEHLLAYCTEAQFTQQIAGQLAGSVKERLPGPDVTPQQLRERSWWKGLELFVVVDDLDLISNRQGNPLAPLAQFIPQGADLGLHLIAARRTGGAGRALFEPIPQALTDAATTGVLFSGDRMEGRLANGVASRPLPPGRALLARRGQRPEQLQAPWSDPPE